The uncultured Desulfuromonas sp. genome contains the following window.
GCCGATACAGCGGCCGATAAAAATGGTATCGATGAGTTGGCAGAGTGTCAGCGCCATCAGTCCAAGAATAGAAGGAACAGACAGCTTGAACAACAAGCCGGGAATCGGTGCTGAGCCAAGTTCTTTGTGCGCAACATGTTGTGTTGATCGTGTCATTCCGTTCACCTGATGCTAGAGGTGTACCCCCGAGGAAGAGGTTGTTTCTTCCTCGGGGGCTTGGGGAATGCTACTTGCTGAGAGCGTATTTCGCCGCGTTGGCACCGGCGCGGCGACCGAACACCACGGTGTCGGCGATGGCGTTACCACCCAGGCGGTTGTAGCCGTGGACGCCACCGGTGACTTCACCTGCGGCATAGAGCCCGGCCATCGGCCAGCTTTGCAGGTTCAGCACTTCCGATTCGGTGCTGATGGCGACGCCACCCATGGTGTGGTGGATGCCGGGGGCAACGCGGACGGCATAGAAGGGCGGTTGGGTGATGTTGAGAGGCATTCCGTCGCGGCCGAAGTCCTCATCTTTACCGCTTTTCTGGTAGTGGTTGTAGGCTTTAACGGTTTGCGGCAGAGCTGACATGCCGGTGATCTTGGCCAGTTCCTCGATGGTGTTGGCTTTACTCAGCATGCCGAGGTGGTCATAGCCTCGCACCATCTTTTTCTTTTCCACCAGTTGCTTGTCGAACACCAGCCAGGCGTACTGATCTTTTTGCTTGAGGATGGCATCCGAGGCCCGGTCGCGAGTGGTCAACTCGTTGATGAAGCGTTGACCATCGGTGTTGACCATGATGGCGCCGACGCCACGCACGGTTTCGGAGATCAGGATGCGGCTGTCCTTGCCGATGGTCGGGTGGGCCTGAACCCAGTCGATATCGGTCATGCTGGCACCGATGTCTTTGGCCAGGCGGATGCCGTCACCGGTAGCGGTGATGTTGTTGGAACTGGTCATGTCGGCGAAGGTCGGACGGTAGTAGGCGATCATCTCTTTGTTCATGCCGTAGCCTCCGGTCGCCAGCACGACAGCATCGGCGGCGATCATGTTGTAGCCGCTGTGCTTTCCGTGAACCACGACACCGGCGATGCTCTTGTCCTCGTTCAGGACCAGTTTTTCGACCCGTGAGTTCAGGCGCAGATCAACCTGCTCCAGCTTGGCGGCAGCACGCAGCACATGAATGATGTGCGGACCGACACTGGCACCGCCAGACGGGCGATGGGTGCGTTGAACCCGGGCACCACCGGAACGTTTGAGGTCATCCATGTTGGCGCCCAGGGACTCCAGCCATTTGATGCCATCAGCGGATTGTTCAGCCATGATACGAACCAGGGCTTCATCGTTTTGATAGCGCCCGCCCTTCATGGCGTCTTCAATAAACCAGTCGATTCTGTCTTCAATCCCTTTTTTAGCCTGTTGCGGAGTGCCGACGGCATTGAAACCACCGGCTGCCAGCATCGAGTTGCCACCGCTGTAGGGGGCTTTTTCGTACAGAATGACGTTGGCCCCGGCGCGCTTGGCCGAAATGGCGGCATTGAAACCGGCGCTGCCAGCACCCACGACGATCACATCCGTCGATTCAACAGGACCGGCGGCAATCGCTTGCTGAATGGCCTGTTGATCCCAGTTCTTATCCCACGCCTGTTTCTTGATCACATCGTCAAACGGCATCTGGCTGTGCTTGAACGAGTGGCAGTTGTTGCACTGGAACTGGGGCGCATCGTGCCCCTTATGGCAGCTGGTGCAATTGATGTTGCCCAGATGCGAGGTGTGCGGGTCAAATTCAAGAGAATCGTTGGCCAACTCTGCATAGCCGCCATGGCAGGTTATGCATTGCTGGTTTTCATAGGTTTCGCTGTCCGATATCTTGCCGTTTTCGGCATGGCAACCGTTACAGTCGGCCATTTCGGCGTGTGCCTCGGCGAGGGTCGGGGGAGCATTATTTGACTTCTGGGAAACGGCCTGGACACTGCTGGCACTGAGCAGAGCAAAGGCAAATAAGAGGGTTACGAAGCGTGTTTTCATATCGGTCTCCTTCAGTGGTTGTTGTGCTGTTTTTTTCTTTTAAAATATTGCGTGGAAGCTCTGGCTAGAATTTGACAACGTAATCCAGGTAGACGCGATGGTCGGTTTCATCCCCTTTGACGCCGCCGATTTTCCCCTTTTCATCCGAATCGTAGTCGGCGAAGTACCAGCGGCAGCTCAAACCTTTGAGATAGGGGATTTTCCACCGGGTATCGACCGCAAAGTAGTCTTCATCGGCTGTACCACCCGCTTTGCCGGTCAGTGAGTTTTCGGCATCCGTACCGCGGGTGTAACTGACTTTAGTGGTTAAGCCGGGGACAAAATTGCTGAGGTCAAATCCGACCCGGGCCTGCCAGGCCTTCTCTTCGGTGTTCGTGAAATCCGGTCCGATGGGAGCACGGGTCGGGAAGGGATTGGTGCCGTGATCACCGGCGAAGTTGTCCTCAAGCCACATATCGAATACCTGAGTGTAGGCGGCACCGAGGGTGAACATCCCAACGTTCCAATTGAGATCGACGTAGTAGGCCGATCCGTCGAGATCCTCATTGCCATCCAGGTCTTTTTCGGCTCCCGGCTTGAACAGATCACCATTGTCCTTGGCCGTGAAATAGCCGGCGGAAAGCTGCACCTTGCTGCTGGGGAGTTTCCAGCTGTAGCCTGCGCGGATACCGAGCTTGGCCAGGTAGTCTTGTGATACCAGATATTCAAGCTCTGCTTTAAAACCCGCCTTTTTGTAGGTGGCGCCCAGGCCCCAGACGATATCAATCTCTTCGCCCAACTCGGTGGTGAACTTATCCCAGCTGTCATCATGGCGCGAGCTCCACTCATCAAAGGCATAGCCGTAAAATTTAAATTGATCGAAGCTGTAGTCTGCGGTGATACCGCGGAAGGTGTTGGGAATGGCACGGGTTGATGAACTTCTGAGCAGCATGGTTTTGACCTTCTGGGCTCCTACCTTTACATGACCATTGCGGGTCACTTGAAAGTCGGCAAACAGTTGGCCGATTTTGGAAATATGATTGTCAATGCCGTCGTCATCACTGCCCTCAGGCAAGATGTTATTTTGGGCACTGCCGGTGGAGTTGATGTTCTGTACCAGGTAAAAAGAGGTGCCAAGGCTGACAAAGTTGGCGATATAACCCGATTGATAATTGAGCTCAATGCCTTCAGCCAGGGTCGAATCATCTGACGAATCTTTTTGGTAGTCGCGGTCAAAGTAAATGGTGCGGGACTTGATTGAAAACTGGTCCTGATCCGTAATGCCGTCAAAGGCTGTTGCCGTGAACGGGAGTGATAGCATCAGAACACATAAAACGAAATAATGTGAAACGTTGTGGCTGTAAGATTTTTTCATGGCCTCCACCTGCCTTTCTCGTAAGCTTCCTTTTGTGGGTTTAAGACGTCCCCCCTCACTTTTTCATGGCATCGACAGAGTAAATTGAATGTTGTTGCGTGGCGCTCAGGTTAACGTTGTATTCCTCACTTTCTGCTGGGTGGTTTGTTACCCCCGTACAGGGTGAACCCTGTTGGCTTAACTTTCTTGTATTTCTAAGCTACTCTTGCGGATGTCGCGCGTCAACATGCTGTTATTAAAGAGTTTTTTGTCTTTAAAGTCGTTTTTGTCGTTTTTGTCGCGGGCGGTTTGAGGGGCTGTCTGTTGGTATTTGTCGGGTGTGAAGAGAGGGTCTCGATATGCTTTCGGAAGGTGCGACTGGTGAGGTTTGCAGTTCCCGGTGAGGCGGGACCGAAGGGCAATGTTGAGACGGGGGCGTCAGGCGATTCCAAGGGCGGCCTCAGGTCGCCCTTGGCGGTTGGCTCACTGGGGCGCCTGGATAATTGCGCTGAAATAATCGAATTGTTGCTGGAGAAAGAGCGAAAACTGCTCGGGGGAGGTGAAGGAGTGTTGGTAGCCCGCCAGGTTGCGGGTGGCGTAGCGTTGATAGTCCTCACTATTGTAGGTGTGACGAAGTTGGTCGACCAAATAATCACGGATATGTTGTGGGACCTCTTTGCGAATGGCAAAGCCGCGCCAGGATTTGATGGTTACCGGGTAGCCGAGTTCAACCGTGCATGGAACATCGGCCAGCTCGGAGACTGAGGTCAGGCGATGGTCGTTGAGGACCAGCAGCGGTTTCAGCGCGCCACTTCGGATATGTTTTATGGTTGAGATGAATTTCCCCAGGCACAGATCGACTTCCCCCGCCTGGAGGGCTGCGCGAATGTCCAGGCCCGATTTGTACGGCACAAATTGCAGTTTTTTTCCGGTGACCCTGGCCAGTTCTTTCAAGGTGACCTCATCGAGTCCTTTGTCGCTGATGCCGGCAATCGTGATCACCCGGTCATCCGTTGTGGCCAACAGATGTTTCAGGCTCAGCGATCCAGCGCTGTTTTGGGCGCACACCAGGAAGTGGTCTTGCTGGATGAGCGCCAAGGGTTGAAAATCGCGTAACAAGGAGGTTTGGTCCGTGCGCTGCAGGATATTGGCAATGATGTGTGACGGGGTGATTTCCAGAATGGTATAGCCGTCTGCGGCTAAACTGGCGACATGGCGCATTCCGAGGGTCCCGCCGGCGCCTTTTTTGTTTTGTGGCACGACCATGACCGGCAGTTGCTTGGCAAACAACGGCGCAAACGCCCTGACAAAGACGTCGCTGGCGCCACCTCTGCCAAAGGGGATGACGATTTTGATCGCCCGGGTAGGGTAGTCGATTCCGGTTCCGATGCTGCCCTCGAAGGTGGTGGAGTCGTTACAAGAGCTACAGAGGAGCGCCAAGAAGAGTATCAGGCTGCGAAGGATCACTTTCATGGACTGGAGCTACCGATGTATTTGCGTTCTGGTCGGCCGATGGTGCCGTATTCAAGTTTGATCTTTAATTGTCCGACCGATAGTAGGTATTCACAGTATTTTCTTGCCGTGGTGCGGGCCAGCCCGGTGGCCTTGCCGATCTCGGTGGCACTGACCCCTTCATCAGGACAATTGTCAAACGCGGCCAGCACATCGTTTAAGGTGATCGGATCGATCCCTTTGGGAACGTCTTTGGACTCGAGGTGAGGTGAGGCCGCCGCGTTGTTTTTGATCAGCTCATCGATAAAATCCTGGTCAACAGTGGTTTGATTGCGTGTTTTCAGGGTGCGGCTGTAGTAGTTTTGCAACGCCTCTTTGAAGCGATCGATAAAAACCGGCTTGATGATGTAATCGAACACCCCGCCCTTTAATGCGGCATTCAGGTTGTCCATATCCTTCGCTGCCGTGATCAGGATCACATCGACATCAGAATGTTCGCGACGCAACTGATAGAGCAGATCTATGCCGTTGCCTTCGGGGAAAAACAGGTCGAGCAGGATGAGATCCGGTTGCAGGGTGTCCACCATGTACTTGCCGTCACTGATCGAGTTGGCCACTCCGATCAATTCATAGTGCTCAACCGCGGCCAGAAACTTGGCGTGGACTTTAGAGATGCGGATGTCATCTTCGACAATTAAAACACTAATCGGTTTCATGGCTGTCCTCGTCAAGTTTTGGGATGATCACGGTAAAGCGCGCTCCGCCCAGTTTGCTCTGCTCAATACTCACGGAACCATTGAGGCTCAGCAGGGCCTGATGAACCAAGTATAACCCAACTCCGTGGTCAGACTCAGTTTTTGTGGTTGTACCGCGTTCAAAAATCGTCTTTGCCATCTCCGGGGCAACACCCGGCCCGGAATCCTCGACCTCGAAAATAAGATCGCCGAAATCCGACATGGTGAGTTGAACTTTTGCGTCGTTTGCTGAGCGCTTGGTGGCGTCAAAGGCATTCTCAATCAAGTTCCCCAGGATGGTAATCAATTCATGGCGACTGATGGTCGGTGGAATGTTGTTCATGCTGCTTTCGGGGTCGATGGAAAAGTCGATCTTTAGTTCTTTGGCATGCATGTATTTGCCGATCAGCAAGGAGCGCAATGCTTGGTCGTCCACTGTATCGGTCAAGGTACGGACGATAATTTTGTGGTCGATGGTCTCGTTGGCGATAAAGTCGAGCACGCCATCATAGTCTTGAGTTTGAATCATGCCGGCGATGGCGTGCAGCCGGTTGGAATATTCGTGGGTCTGGGCGCGCAGAATTTCGGAATAACGGGTGGCTTGACTGAGCTCATTGGCGATCAGGTCAATTTCGTCTTTTTTGCTGAAGGTGACGACAACGCCTTGAATGGTGTCCTGAAACGTCAATGGCACAATGTTGCAAATCATAACGACGCCTTGCACGGTTTTTTCTGCATCATAAATGCAAACCCCATCGTGCAGCGCCCGATGGATCAATCGTTTTGAGAACAATGTTTCTATGGGTTGGGCTGTCAGTTCTTCTTTCTTTGACTCAAGCATGTTTTCGGCATTACTGTTGGCCAGGGTGATAATGCCATTGTTGTCGGTGGCCAGTACGCCGGCCCGGATCGATTCGATAATGGCTGTTCGCACCTGGAATAGGGTGGCAATTTCACCCGGCTCAAGGCCGAAGATCGCACTTTTGACCCCTTTGGCGATGATGATCGAGGCTCCGAGGCCGATGATGATAAAGAGGAAGAGATGGAAGATGCTGTTTTCTAAATAGGGTCGGGTGATGACCATTGCGTTGTCGACGGGATAACCAATCGACACCAGGCCAATGATGTTTTCAGAACTATCAACAATCGGCGCGTTGCCGCTGATAAATCGCTTGGAGTTTTGGGTGTAGCGGTAAACGTAGGAACTTCCCCTCTCAAGGCTCAGGTGCAGATAGGGATTGATCAGCTCTTTTGTGGATGACTCACCATGGCTATGGGCAATCAATGTCCCCGCTTTGTTGGCAATGGCAATGTAGGCGGCGTCCGTATTGAGAGAAAACTTCAACAACAGGTGTTGCAACTCCGGGTGTCTCTCTTCATGGGCGACAAATTGGTGAATAGCGGGGAGCCCGGCAATGTTTTTTGCCGTCTGTATCGCTAATTTCTCCGTTTGGATACGGATAAAATCAAACATCATGTTTGAGAAAACAATACTAGTAGCGACTAGGAGCAAAATGATGAGCGAAAGGATGACGATGATAACGCGGTCGAGCAAACGCATCGTGGTTAAAAACCGAAAAAAATAGTTGTGCTTGGTTTTATTCATAAGCGATGCGAGCTGCCCTTTGATTTAAACTAACATGGAGGTAGAATGAACGGTGAAAGTTGCCGTTCAACTGAATAAAGGTTGTTCTGCTGCCGCGCTCTAACAAGATCAATTATACACTTTTTCCGCAAACTTGAGGAGGCTATCCTGATGTCAGCTGGCGATGATTACATTCTGCTCCTCATTATGTTCTTGCTGCTGGGAGGGGGCTTAAGCTGTCTTCGGTTGAGAGGTGATGCCAATGCTGACGCGGCTATCAAAGGCCTTGTTCCCCGGAGTGCGCTGTTTTTGTATCCGACGGTTTTACTGGTTCTCGGTTTTTTGCCGGCAACCTCGTTTTTTCTTTTCCAGGTCTCGAGACACAATCAAAAAAGCTGGTCCTATTCGTTGTTGTTTTGTTTTGTGATTCCAACCCTCATCTATGGTGTGCTGTATTTCATGATGGGGAAACCGTTGCCCCTCGGGGTGTTTGTTCAATGGATGGAGATTTAGTCGCGTGATGGATTGGGTGAGTGATGGTCAGTTTCTTCAACTTCTCTTCTGTTCTCTGGCGGGGGCCGTTGTCGGTTGTAGCCTGTCCTGCGTTTCCGGCGTCCATCGACTCACCGCGCTGACTCTTGTTTTTTTTCTACAATTTCTTATTGGACTGACACCGGAAGACTTTGTGATGTTTGCTGCCGCCGCCCTGGCGGCGGCACTCGTTAGCTCAAGCGGGCACAAAATGGGCCGCCGCAGCCTGGTGATGATGGCGGGGGCTGTCATGGCGCTACTTTTTTTCAGTTCTGAGCTTGCACTGTTTGTTATTCAGGCAAAATCGGTTGGCATGATCCATGTTGTGCTTGTGATCTTGCTGGCAAACCTGCTGTTTGCAAAGAGCCCGGTCAGCAAAGGGATGATCGCCTTAGCGCTGGGGATGGTGACGGCGCAATTGGGTTCTTATCTGACTTCTAGTTCCCTGCATCTTCCGCTGGATCTCTTCGGCTGGACCGAAGGGACCGCTTTGATCATAGTCCTCGCTGGGACTTGTGTGTTTTCCCCACTTTTATGCGGTCCCGTTGTACCGCGCGAGTCCGTTAAGGCGAACAACTCTGCCGATCTTATTGGGCTTAACCTGATTGGCATTTTGTCATTACTCCTGTTTGGGATCGGGACCTCGATCGAAAGCATTGTGTTGTTTGCCATGCTCAATTATGAGAATGTCCCTTTTGGCGCCATGGCCTTCATCGAAAATGGTGTCAGGATAAATCAGTCGCTGCTGGCTGTTTTATTTTCCGTCCTGTTTGTTCTGCTGCTCCAGAAAACGATTGTCAAAGACCTGCGTTTATTGTTCACAAAGATACCCCTGTGGATGGTGCACTCAATGATCGCAGTGATTGCCATCACCACACTGTGTGTGTTGGACTTAGGTGTTTTTTCAATCTATCTGGCATTGATCTTTGGTTTTGTTGGAATGGCCCTCGAGAAAAGCGGTATGTCGACACCGCTGTTTTTAGTGGGCTATATTTATGGCAGTCACTTGGGCTATCTGTTTGAAATTTCAATCTTAGCCCGTCAAACATTATTCCAGTTGCCGCTGCTGTTGTCAGCGCTTTTGTTCGCTGCGCTGTTGGTGGTTGGGAAAATGTATTGGCGACGCAAACAGCACAGCTGAGTTCGCCTGCTTTTTCACCTGCAAAACGAGAATGGCACGTCCTTGCCGGATGGGTCATTCTTGTTAGTCCCGATTAGCAGGAAGATCTGCCTAGACATAATGGCTGACAGTTAGAAACAAAAAAGGACCTGCCCCTTGCAAACGTGGGTTATGTTGAAAATTTAATAACCCCAACACAGAGCCAAAACCAAGGAGGCAGGTCTTGAAAAATTCTAGCATGTTTATCGGATTGGACGTCCATAAAAAATCTATTGAGATAGCCATTGCCGAGGACGGTCGCACTGGCGAAGTTCGCCGATACGGTGAAATTGCCGGTGACTTGTCTGCTCTGGACAAGGTGGTTAGGAAACTTATTTCAAAAGGAGCTGAACTGCACTTTGTCTACGAAGCCGGTCCTTGCGGCTATGAGATTTACCGCCACCTGACAGCTCAGGGATTCGATTGCCAGGTGGTGGCCCCCTCAAAGATTCCAAGGAAAAGCGGCGAGCGGATAAAAAATGACCGCCGGGATGCGCAGATGCTTGCCCGCCTGCATCGGGCCGGTGAACTGTCCGGCGTCTTTGTCCCTGCGGCGGAAGATGAAGCGATGCGGGATCTCACCCGCTCGAGAGAAGATGCCAAAATAACGCAGAAAAAAGCCAAGCAGCGCATTCTGGCTTTCCTGCTTCGGCATGGGTTCAGATACAACGGACGAACTCCTTGGAGTCAGGCCCATATGCGGTGGATCGCTGAGATTAAAATGCCCCATCCCGCTCAGCAAATCGCTCTTCAGGAATATGTCGACACATTAACTGAGAGCACGTGCCGGGTGAAACGCCTTACGGATCAGATTCAGCAACTTTTGCCGCAATGGCGTATGTTTGAGGTCACCAAGGCCTATCAGTCACTACGCGGTGTCTCTTTAATTGTTGCTGCGACCACAGTTGCGGAAATCGGCGACCTGACACGTTTTGATAGTCCCGTTGAACTGATGTCCTATCTTGGTCTGGTTCCATCGGAACACTCCAGTGGCGAGAAGACGAAACGAGGCGCCATCACCAAGACAGGTAATGGCCATGTGCGCCGGGTTCTTGTGGAAGCAGCCTGGGCTTACCGCCTTCCTGCCCGCATCAGTCGGGTGTTACATAAACGCCAAGAAGGTTTATCACAAGAGATTTGCGCTATTTCCTGGAAAGCCCAACTCCGGCTCTGTGCCCGCTACAAATACATGCTGGAACGGGGAAAATGCAAGCAGGTGATTGTAACGGCCATCGCCCGGGAACTCTGTGCCTTCATGTGGGCCATCGCCCATGAGGTTGACATTCCGGAAGTGGTATAACAAAGGTCAGAAAAAACACTCCAAAATAGGCAGGAGAAAGCATAACGCACAAGAACATACATTCCATGGCAGTTGAAGGGGCGCAACCACGGTCAGGAGAATCCTCGTGAGCACTATTGGATAAGGCCTTTGGCCGAACTCACGATACTAGACAGAGGCAGCTCCGCGACGAAGACAAGTCTGGCGGTATCCAACCCGCGAATATCAGTCTGATGAGCCGTCGCAACAACGGTTCCGCCCCTGCAAGTGCCATGGAACATAAACAGAATAAAACCGCTGAATCAGTTGGGCAGGCAAAGAATATTCTTCTTGACAACTGTCAGCCATATCAGTGCTCTGTCAATGCTAAAAATTCGTGTGAATGGCACAGCATCGTGCCATTCACACAAGGCGCGAAATCGCCGAAGTGGCCATTCCACTTCAAGATTTTGCAACGCAGTGGGAATGGTGCGAGGCGAAGCCAGACTCGAAGATTTAGTGTTGTCAGAGCA
Protein-coding sequences here:
- a CDS encoding flavocytochrome c; the encoded protein is MKTRFVTLLFAFALLSASSVQAVSQKSNNAPPTLAEAHAEMADCNGCHAENGKISDSETYENQQCITCHGGYAELANDSLEFDPHTSHLGNINCTSCHKGHDAPQFQCNNCHSFKHSQMPFDDVIKKQAWDKNWDQQAIQQAIAAGPVESTDVIVVGAGSAGFNAAISAKRAGANVILYEKAPYSGGNSMLAAGGFNAVGTPQQAKKGIEDRIDWFIEDAMKGGRYQNDEALVRIMAEQSADGIKWLESLGANMDDLKRSGGARVQRTHRPSGGASVGPHIIHVLRAAAKLEQVDLRLNSRVEKLVLNEDKSIAGVVVHGKHSGYNMIAADAVVLATGGYGMNKEMIAYYRPTFADMTSSNNITATGDGIRLAKDIGASMTDIDWVQAHPTIGKDSRILISETVRGVGAIMVNTDGQRFINELTTRDRASDAILKQKDQYAWLVFDKQLVEKKKMVRGYDHLGMLSKANTIEELAKITGMSALPQTVKAYNHYQKSGKDEDFGRDGMPLNITQPPFYAVRVAPGIHHTMGGVAISTESEVLNLQSWPMAGLYAAGEVTGGVHGYNRLGGNAIADTVVFGRRAGANAAKYALSK
- a CDS encoding OprD family outer membrane porin, which codes for MKKSYSHNVSHYFVLCVLMLSLPFTATAFDGITDQDQFSIKSRTIYFDRDYQKDSSDDSTLAEGIELNYQSGYIANFVSLGTSFYLVQNINSTGSAQNNILPEGSDDDGIDNHISKIGQLFADFQVTRNGHVKVGAQKVKTMLLRSSSTRAIPNTFRGITADYSFDQFKFYGYAFDEWSSRHDDSWDKFTTELGEEIDIVWGLGATYKKAGFKAELEYLVSQDYLAKLGIRAGYSWKLPSSKVQLSAGYFTAKDNGDLFKPGAEKDLDGNEDLDGSAYYVDLNWNVGMFTLGAAYTQVFDMWLEDNFAGDHGTNPFPTRAPIGPDFTNTEEKAWQARVGFDLSNFVPGLTTKVSYTRGTDAENSLTGKAGGTADEDYFAVDTRWKIPYLKGLSCRWYFADYDSDEKGKIGGVKGDETDHRVYLDYVVKF
- a CDS encoding tripartite tricarboxylate transporter substrate binding protein, with protein sequence MKVILRSLILFLALLCSSCNDSTTFEGSIGTGIDYPTRAIKIVIPFGRGGASDVFVRAFAPLFAKQLPVMVVPQNKKGAGGTLGMRHVASLAADGYTILEITPSHIIANILQRTDQTSLLRDFQPLALIQQDHFLVCAQNSAGSLSLKHLLATTDDRVITIAGISDKGLDEVTLKELARVTGKKLQFVPYKSGLDIRAALQAGEVDLCLGKFISTIKHIRSGALKPLLVLNDHRLTSVSELADVPCTVELGYPVTIKSWRGFAIRKEVPQHIRDYLVDQLRHTYNSEDYQRYATRNLAGYQHSFTSPEQFSLFLQQQFDYFSAIIQAPQ
- a CDS encoding response regulator, whose protein sequence is MKPISVLIVEDDIRISKVHAKFLAAVEHYELIGVANSISDGKYMVDTLQPDLILLDLFFPEGNGIDLLYQLRREHSDVDVILITAAKDMDNLNAALKGGVFDYIIKPVFIDRFKEALQNYYSRTLKTRNQTTVDQDFIDELIKNNAAASPHLESKDVPKGIDPITLNDVLAAFDNCPDEGVSATEIGKATGLARTTARKYCEYLLSVGQLKIKLEYGTIGRPERKYIGSSSP
- a CDS encoding sensor histidine kinase, with protein sequence MMFDFIRIQTEKLAIQTAKNIAGLPAIHQFVAHEERHPELQHLLLKFSLNTDAAYIAIANKAGTLIAHSHGESSTKELINPYLHLSLERGSSYVYRYTQNSKRFISGNAPIVDSSENIIGLVSIGYPVDNAMVITRPYLENSIFHLFLFIIIGLGASIIIAKGVKSAIFGLEPGEIATLFQVRTAIIESIRAGVLATDNNGIITLANSNAENMLESKKEELTAQPIETLFSKRLIHRALHDGVCIYDAEKTVQGVVMICNIVPLTFQDTIQGVVVTFSKKDEIDLIANELSQATRYSEILRAQTHEYSNRLHAIAGMIQTQDYDGVLDFIANETIDHKIIVRTLTDTVDDQALRSLLIGKYMHAKELKIDFSIDPESSMNNIPPTISRHELITILGNLIENAFDATKRSANDAKVQLTMSDFGDLIFEVEDSGPGVAPEMAKTIFERGTTTKTESDHGVGLYLVHQALLSLNGSVSIEQSKLGGARFTVIIPKLDEDSHETD
- a CDS encoding IS110 family transposase, with amino-acid sequence MFIGLDVHKKSIEIAIAEDGRTGEVRRYGEIAGDLSALDKVVRKLISKGAELHFVYEAGPCGYEIYRHLTAQGFDCQVVAPSKIPRKSGERIKNDRRDAQMLARLHRAGELSGVFVPAAEDEAMRDLTRSREDAKITQKKAKQRILAFLLRHGFRYNGRTPWSQAHMRWIAEIKMPHPAQQIALQEYVDTLTESTCRVKRLTDQIQQLLPQWRMFEVTKAYQSLRGVSLIVAATTVAEIGDLTRFDSPVELMSYLGLVPSEHSSGEKTKRGAITKTGNGHVRRVLVEAAWAYRLPARISRVLHKRQEGLSQEICAISWKAQLRLCARYKYMLERGKCKQVIVTAIARELCAFMWAIAHEVDIPEVV